Proteins found in one Sporosarcina sp. FSL K6-3457 genomic segment:
- a CDS encoding nucleotidyltransferase domain-containing protein: protein MFATCIKVNEWMSEFNGQWGVAGGWAIDLFIGKETRIHLDIEVALFRENQHMLKKALPGWSFEKAVKGELITWEEEWLELPVHEIHGVHKQVGERLEVLLNETKDDRWIFRRESSISFPESSLFLDSKEGIPYLHPAVVLLYKAKNAREKDHADFNAVKDLLKVEDKEWLQKALWVHVPGHEWIHEL, encoded by the coding sequence ATGTTCGCTACATGTATTAAAGTAAATGAATGGATGTCGGAATTTAACGGACAATGGGGAGTCGCTGGTGGTTGGGCGATTGATTTATTCATAGGGAAAGAAACACGTATCCATTTGGACATAGAAGTTGCCCTATTTCGAGAAAATCAACATATGCTGAAAAAGGCGTTACCAGGTTGGTCATTTGAAAAAGCTGTAAAGGGTGAATTGATCACTTGGGAAGAAGAATGGCTGGAATTGCCGGTTCATGAGATTCACGGTGTTCATAAACAGGTAGGTGAACGGTTAGAAGTATTGCTGAATGAAACGAAGGATGATAGGTGGATTTTCAGAAGGGAATCATCGATTTCATTTCCGGAAAGTTCACTTTTTCTTGATTCAAAAGAAGGAATCCCTTATCTGCATCCAGCAGTTGTCTTGCTATATAAAGCGAAAAATGCACGTGAGAAGGATCATGCTGATTTTAATGCAGTGAAGGATTTGCTGAAGGTGGAAGATAAAGAGTGGTTACAGAAGGCGCTTTGGGTTCACGTTCCTGGACATGAATGGATTCATGAATTATGA
- a CDS encoding ABC transporter permease, with product MNKYNSVFTNQIKISLTYKWNIISGFFVQFFQIITFLFVWRAIFMGGGSVESYSLNTMTEYIIIVALIGVIFSSEHIFRTSGLVRNGTLTNILFRPYSFHIENFFVFFGKKVIEILILIFVIIGLIFFVNFKFNLPSYLDILLLFSNFILLFIFGATLGNLSFWVIQMWPMKPLYGSLMAILGGGLFPLDLLPNYLGKVIEVLPFSLFGYVNAKLIQGNLSTEQISYFLLASITWILIFTIIYIITWRLGLKNYESVNM from the coding sequence ATGAATAAATACAATAGTGTTTTTACTAATCAAATAAAAATATCGTTGACTTATAAATGGAATATTATTTCAGGGTTTTTCGTTCAATTTTTTCAAATAATAACGTTTTTATTTGTATGGAGGGCTATATTTATGGGAGGAGGAAGTGTAGAAAGTTATTCATTGAATACAATGACAGAATATATAATAATTGTAGCCCTTATTGGTGTCATATTTTCTTCGGAACATATCTTTCGTACATCTGGCCTTGTAAGAAATGGGACACTAACAAATATACTTTTCAGACCTTATTCTTTTCATATTGAAAACTTTTTTGTTTTTTTTGGAAAAAAAGTAATTGAAATTCTTATACTTATTTTTGTGATAATTGGATTGATATTTTTTGTGAATTTCAAGTTTAATTTACCGAGTTATTTAGATATCTTATTGCTTTTTTCGAATTTTATCCTTCTCTTCATTTTTGGTGCAACTTTAGGTAACTTAAGTTTTTGGGTTATTCAAATGTGGCCTATGAAGCCTTTATATGGATCTTTAATGGCCATTTTGGGAGGAGGGCTTTTTCCATTAGATTTACTACCAAACTATTTGGGTAAAGTAATTGAAGTTTTACCATTTTCTTTATTTGGATATGTAAATGCAAAATTGATACAAGGTAATTTAAGTACGGAACAAATATCATATTTTTTGTTAGCATCTATTACTTGGATATTGATATTTACTATTATTTATATAATAACATGGAGATTAGGTCTAAAAAATTATGAAAGTGTGAATATGTAA
- a CDS encoding NUDIX domain-containing protein, which yields MSKMRMMTGAYLINENKILMMKRSKNRDLAPDLWTGIGGHVENNEHNTPQESCLREIFEETGITGDEIEQLKLRYILFRKSGDEIRQHFIYFGHTQKENFITTDDG from the coding sequence ATGAGCAAGATGCGAATGATGACAGGTGCTTATCTTATAAATGAAAATAAAATCTTAATGATGAAGCGATCTAAAAATAGAGACTTAGCTCCTGATTTATGGACAGGGATTGGCGGGCATGTGGAAAACAATGAACATAATACGCCCCAAGAATCTTGTTTAAGGGAAATATTCGAAGAAACCGGTATTACTGGTGATGAAATAGAACAACTTAAACTTCGTTATATACTATTTCGGAAAAGTGGCGATGAAATTCGACAGCATTTTATTTATTTTGGACATACCCAAAAAGAAAATTTTATAACTACGGATGACGGATGA
- a CDS encoding DUF3147 family protein, translating into MYLIMKVIASAVIIAIVSEVARRFPTYGGIIATLPLVSLLSIIWLHVQGEQTETLSKFALGVLWGFPATAMLLFIVYLSLKNSFPLFLSIGFGIGGWVIFLFIQDFVVKLLRI; encoded by the coding sequence ATGTATCTAATTATGAAGGTAATCGCTTCAGCTGTAATTATTGCGATTGTTTCCGAAGTAGCACGAAGATTTCCAACTTATGGGGGAATTATTGCCACCTTACCTTTAGTAAGCCTATTAAGTATCATTTGGCTTCATGTTCAAGGAGAACAAACAGAAACATTAAGCAAATTTGCTTTAGGAGTACTCTGGGGATTCCCTGCAACCGCCATGTTACTGTTCATCGTTTATTTATCTTTAAAAAACTCGTTTCCATTGTTTCTTTCCATTGGATTCGGCATAGGCGGTTGGGTCATATTTTTATTCATTCAAGACTTTGTGGTGAAGTTATTAAGAATTTAA
- a CDS encoding AI-2E family transporter: MTKKLWFQAGVGILLALLIMKFFMEINGIFTPLVIIAKTIFIPLLLGAVLFYVTEPLQRFLEKRKMPRWGSILAILISVAAVVWLFISIIGPPVINEVNRFVKNAPSIAKEITIQTEYVLQHRENFPEQLNEMIDKAINSIQSIALVFGKLVVQFFQSVFQTAFTLILVPFFFIYLLKDHEKFAPFIYNFFSGKQQVWIKKTLHDINTVLRTYIQGQLLISLILASIMFVGYLSIGLEYALLLAIFAFFMNVIPFIGPWIAFAPALIIAFLDPDPQKMVIWVCVITLVAQQTDSNLITPNIMGKTLDIHPLTVITVILAAGNIAGFLGILLSIPAYAVGKVVVKNIYDRRKEIKLAATKNV, encoded by the coding sequence TTGACGAAAAAATTATGGTTCCAAGCAGGCGTTGGGATTTTACTAGCTTTGCTCATTATGAAGTTTTTTATGGAAATCAATGGAATATTTACTCCGCTTGTCATCATCGCGAAAACTATTTTTATACCACTGTTACTCGGTGCTGTCCTTTTCTATGTAACAGAACCATTGCAGCGATTTTTGGAAAAGCGTAAAATGCCGCGTTGGGGGAGTATATTAGCGATACTTATCAGTGTTGCGGCAGTGGTTTGGCTATTCATTTCAATTATTGGCCCACCGGTTATTAATGAAGTGAATAGATTCGTTAAAAATGCACCATCTATTGCAAAAGAGATTACGATTCAGACGGAATATGTATTGCAACACCGAGAAAATTTCCCGGAACAATTAAACGAGATGATTGATAAAGCTATCAATTCTATTCAATCCATTGCCCTCGTATTTGGAAAATTAGTCGTTCAGTTTTTCCAATCAGTTTTCCAAACAGCATTCACTCTTATTCTTGTGCCGTTTTTCTTTATTTACTTACTGAAGGACCACGAGAAGTTCGCACCATTTATCTACAACTTCTTTTCAGGCAAACAGCAAGTGTGGATTAAAAAAACCTTACATGATATCAATACAGTGCTGCGCACATATATACAAGGGCAGCTATTGATTAGCCTTATTTTAGCCTCCATTATGTTTGTTGGTTATTTAAGTATTGGTTTAGAGTACGCACTATTATTAGCCATCTTCGCATTTTTTATGAATGTTATTCCGTTCATCGGCCCATGGATTGCATTTGCACCAGCACTGATTATCGCGTTTCTGGATCCGGACCCGCAAAAAATGGTCATCTGGGTCTGTGTCATTACGCTTGTTGCACAGCAAACGGATAGTAACCTCATTACGCCGAACATCATGGGGAAAACGCTCGATATTCACCCACTGACAGTGATTACAGTCATTTTGGCGGCAGGAAATATTGCTGGTTTCCTCGGTATTCTCTTGTCTATCCCGGCGTATGCAGTTGGGAAAGTTGTTGTGAAAAATATTTATGATAGGCGTAAGGAAATTAAGTTGGCTGCGACGAAGAATGTGTAG
- a CDS encoding VOC family protein: MNFHTAPHIYTGEVHLNVLDLERSVQFYKEVIGFKVLEAAADKVVLTADGKTPLLIIEQPEHVTPKEAHKAGLYHFALLLPKRADLGAIIKHFIQHQVRIGASDHLVSEALYLSDPDGNGIEIYIDRDPAVWSWDAGKVAMSTDPLDGDSVVAESGNQMWDGLPAGTVMGHVHLHVAHLPETETFYNALGFEVVTNYPQALFMSNGKYHHHIGLNTWNGVGASRPTEGSVGLQSFALVYPTEAVLGEAIAKVEALGVKVVASGSEFLVEDPSGNRIVLRVG; this comes from the coding sequence ATGAATTTTCATACAGCACCGCATATATACACAGGGGAAGTACATCTCAATGTTTTGGATTTGGAAAGATCAGTCCAGTTTTACAAAGAAGTGATTGGATTTAAAGTACTTGAGGCAGCGGCAGATAAGGTTGTACTAACGGCAGACGGCAAGACACCGTTGCTCATTATTGAACAACCGGAACATGTTACGCCGAAAGAGGCACATAAAGCTGGTTTGTATCATTTCGCATTGTTACTGCCGAAGCGAGCTGATTTAGGGGCAATTATTAAGCATTTTATCCAGCATCAGGTACGAATTGGGGCTTCGGATCATTTGGTGAGCGAGGCGCTTTATTTGTCAGATCCGGACGGTAATGGCATTGAAATTTACATTGATCGTGATCCTGCTGTTTGGAGTTGGGATGCTGGAAAAGTCGCGATGAGTACAGATCCACTGGACGGTGACAGTGTTGTTGCGGAAAGTGGAAATCAGATGTGGGATGGACTTCCGGCTGGGACAGTTATGGGCCATGTTCATTTGCACGTAGCTCACTTGCCTGAAACGGAAACATTCTATAATGCGCTCGGTTTCGAAGTTGTTACGAATTATCCACAAGCATTGTTCATGTCGAATGGCAAATACCATCATCATATTGGTTTGAATACATGGAATGGCGTAGGAGCATCGCGTCCTACTGAAGGTAGTGTGGGGCTTCAATCCTTTGCGCTTGTTTATCCGACTGAGGCAGTGTTGGGTGAGGCGATTGCGAAAGTAGAGGCGCTAGGGGTGAAAGTGGTAGCTAGCGGCAGTGAATTTCTAGTGGAAGATCCTTCTGGCAATCGAATTGTGTTGCGGGTTGGGTGA
- a CDS encoding ABC transporter permease subunit encodes MSMLRFELRKLWRQKKILWLFLLVFVCSGVVWAQNLSQQSLVKERAQEQIAPMVKETDDLYRDLKLLEREGNLDELQAKQLEHVNSMANAFFQWKSAIYDERWQEIPGYEYEFLTNVQQFEQVGGMFRALQGSDRDKAIQKNDWLRAHDLAYEDEVSSLAPALFIKKSTAILLGVASVVVLLLLFGATLTVEHEQRTWLTLRTQPMTNRRRIVGKYISLLVVLVVFLAIVLGVGLLIPLAFGYQTMNFQYPQLMTAGDAFIFISTAHYVTRAILLFVCASIVVFSLILLISTRVKNSFITMVLTGAILLVGFAITETYPVLQFALNPFQYLRFSQVLEVIPQSTDGIYLLGAILWSGLFLVGAILLPERETGLFQSVKNNQPFRGGEIKTKSHPIVKMIIFEWRKMKRQGLMKQLGILLLLFVVIGYLIISQQAQQQEVAYIDSLQREAEQTEHGLIAMLEEMSAEYRETARVADESGDEAMSENFTYLADGSDETVEFFHTLVDRIQMALTAYDEQEWQPFYDYQLFQNQYDNGEFNSDTFSNLSVNTYGALTMKASMVEKEWLKAHHIQPVFSGAYIPTIYQYWGDNLKEKKQWQEANRKVDNSGLFSLYLYFDSYLYFVPMVLLFFLVGAGFVGERDKRETLRLLKTQPIAEKHIFLGKISHALLTVVLGGPGIFGWVVLVATVLNRFGDWNYPILHYDSKSVTELPTYTGIRAIEGGFHFVSLGDYVVESVVLLLAVLVFFIVLSIFISLFVRSPLGVFSTVLAIGSAGYFASVHLLPDMAHLSPFTYLNVAKITNGEVATLLNNSGIHVLTGGVVLLVAMVLLVVVGYLLLNGRGKK; translated from the coding sequence ATGAGTATGTTGCGATTTGAATTACGCAAATTATGGCGTCAAAAGAAAATTCTCTGGTTGTTCTTGCTAGTATTTGTTTGTAGTGGAGTTGTTTGGGCGCAAAATTTGTCGCAGCAATCGCTTGTCAAAGAGCGGGCACAGGAACAAATAGCCCCGATGGTTAAAGAGACAGATGATTTATATCGAGATCTTAAATTACTGGAAAGAGAAGGCAATTTAGATGAGCTACAAGCTAAGCAATTAGAGCATGTCAACAGTATGGCGAATGCATTTTTTCAGTGGAAAAGTGCTATTTATGATGAGCGCTGGCAGGAGATTCCGGGTTATGAATATGAATTTTTAACGAATGTACAGCAGTTTGAACAGGTTGGCGGTATGTTCCGGGCTTTACAGGGGAGTGACAGAGACAAAGCTATTCAGAAAAATGATTGGCTTCGAGCGCATGATCTTGCTTATGAGGATGAAGTGAGCTCATTAGCACCAGCTCTTTTTATCAAGAAAAGCACGGCAATTCTTCTTGGGGTAGCGAGTGTTGTTGTTTTGCTATTGCTGTTTGGCGCAACGCTTACGGTAGAACATGAGCAACGGACATGGCTGACACTTCGGACACAACCAATGACGAACAGGCGGCGGATTGTTGGGAAATACATTAGTTTACTTGTTGTACTTGTTGTTTTTCTAGCGATTGTGCTCGGTGTAGGACTGCTTATTCCTTTAGCTTTTGGTTATCAAACGATGAATTTTCAGTATCCACAATTGATGACGGCTGGGGATGCATTTATTTTTATATCTACAGCTCATTATGTCACGCGAGCGATTCTATTATTTGTTTGTGCTAGTATCGTGGTGTTCAGCCTTATTTTATTGATCAGCACGAGGGTGAAAAATTCGTTTATCACGATGGTGTTGACGGGGGCTATTCTGTTAGTTGGTTTTGCGATTACGGAGACGTATCCAGTATTGCAATTTGCTCTCAATCCTTTTCAGTATTTACGCTTCTCGCAAGTATTGGAGGTGATCCCACAAAGTACGGATGGCATCTATTTACTGGGAGCTATTTTGTGGAGTGGCTTGTTTCTTGTCGGGGCTATTTTACTACCTGAAAGAGAAACGGGATTATTCCAGTCTGTGAAAAACAATCAGCCGTTTCGTGGTGGAGAAATAAAAACGAAGTCTCATCCAATCGTGAAAATGATAATTTTTGAATGGCGAAAAATGAAGCGCCAGGGCTTGATGAAGCAGTTAGGGATACTTCTTTTGTTGTTCGTTGTTATTGGGTACTTGATTATTAGTCAACAGGCACAACAGCAGGAGGTTGCTTATATAGATAGTTTGCAACGGGAGGCTGAGCAAACTGAGCATGGGTTGATAGCGATGTTGGAAGAGATGTCAGCTGAATATAGGGAAACAGCACGAGTAGCCGATGAATCTGGTGACGAGGCTATGAGTGAAAACTTTACTTATTTGGCTGATGGGTCAGACGAGACGGTAGAGTTTTTCCATACACTAGTAGATAGAATTCAAATGGCCCTCACGGCTTATGATGAGCAAGAATGGCAGCCTTTCTACGACTATCAACTGTTTCAGAATCAATATGATAATGGGGAATTTAATAGTGACACGTTCTCCAACCTTTCGGTGAATACCTATGGCGCTCTTACAATGAAGGCAAGTATGGTGGAGAAAGAATGGCTGAAGGCGCATCATATCCAGCCTGTTTTTTCAGGAGCCTATATCCCGACGATTTATCAGTATTGGGGTGACAATCTGAAGGAAAAGAAGCAGTGGCAGGAGGCGAATCGAAAGGTTGATAACAGCGGGTTGTTTTCGCTGTACCTCTATTTTGACAGCTATCTCTATTTTGTGCCGATGGTTCTGCTATTCTTTTTGGTAGGAGCAGGGTTTGTGGGGGAGAGAGACAAGAGGGAGACCCTTCGTTTACTTAAAACGCAGCCGATTGCGGAGAAGCATATTTTTCTCGGGAAGATTAGTCATGCGTTATTGACGGTAGTACTAGGAGGTCCGGGGATTTTTGGCTGGGTTGTACTTGTCGCGACGGTTTTGAATCGGTTTGGTGATTGGAATTATCCTATTTTACATTATGATAGCAAAAGTGTGACAGAATTACCGACTTACACGGGGATAAGGGCTATAGAGGGAGGGTTTCACTTTGTTTCTCTAGGCGATTATGTCGTGGAAAGTGTTGTGCTTTTATTGGCCGTTTTAGTGTTTTTCATCGTGCTGTCGATCTTTATTTCATTGTTTGTACGTAGTCCATTAGGTGTTTTTTCTACAGTATTGGCAATTGGAAGTGCGGGGTACTTTGCGAGTGTCCACCTGCTACCGGATATGGCACATTTGTCGCCCTTCACTTATTTGAATGTCGCTAAAATTACGAATGGAGAAGTGGCGACGTTGCTTAATAATTCGGGTATTCATGTGTTGACTGGTGGCGTTGTGTTGTTGGTCGCGATGGTTTTATTGGTTGTGGTTGGTTATCTATTGTTGAATGGGAGGGGAAAAAAATAA
- a CDS encoding CHY zinc finger protein: MLIKGQVIRGKVLDEETRCIHYHSEIDRIAIKFYCCDTYYPCYECHEEDGCGAPAIWPKEKFDEKAVLCGGCGYELRIGEYLDCKSVCPKCSAGFNPGCGLHWGLYFEV; the protein is encoded by the coding sequence TTGCTAATTAAAGGCCAAGTCATTCGTGGAAAAGTCCTAGACGAGGAAACACGTTGCATACATTACCATTCCGAAATCGACCGCATCGCGATAAAATTCTATTGCTGCGACACTTATTATCCGTGCTATGAATGCCATGAAGAGGATGGATGTGGCGCTCCTGCTATCTGGCCAAAAGAGAAATTTGATGAGAAAGCGGTGCTGTGTGGAGGATGTGGGTATGAATTAAGAATTGGAGAGTACTTGGATTGTAAGTCGGTGTGCCCTAAGTGTTCCGCAGGGTTCAATCCGGGGTGTGGTTTGCATTGGGGGCTGTATTTTGAGGTGTGA
- a CDS encoding ABC transporter permease, protein MFISQSFSQTLAYRTTSIFIVVFGTLFSLGEVIGVFVYYSYTDNIFGWDKNSFLLLIGTFSLIQYIYQFLFILQHEELMDKVIEGELDYDLIRPVDSQLLCSFRLLDIPSLINMIIPLALIFYSIKNLDNNIHAIYFVQYILFLFIGVLFYYLLNQFFVSLSFWIERPGKLIGLPEYLFDLASRPRSVYPKYLQIVIVFIIPVVSATNTPVNFLRGNVDITALISLLIFTFIMFWIVRIQWIKGIKRYASTS, encoded by the coding sequence ATGTTTATTTCTCAAAGTTTTTCTCAAACATTAGCATATAGAACAACTTCAATTTTTATTGTGGTGTTTGGAACATTATTTTCTTTAGGAGAAGTTATTGGTGTCTTTGTTTATTACAGTTACACGGACAATATATTTGGATGGGATAAAAATTCCTTTCTTTTGTTAATTGGTACATTCTCATTAATTCAATACATTTACCAATTTTTATTTATATTACAACACGAAGAGCTTATGGATAAAGTTATAGAGGGAGAATTGGATTATGATTTAATTAGACCTGTCGATTCGCAACTTTTATGCAGTTTTCGATTATTAGATATACCTAGTCTAATTAATATGATTATTCCCCTTGCTTTAATTTTCTATTCAATAAAAAATCTGGATAACAATATTCATGCTATCTATTTTGTCCAATATATTTTATTTTTATTTATTGGTGTTCTATTCTATTATCTTTTGAATCAATTTTTTGTATCACTTTCTTTTTGGATTGAGAGACCAGGAAAATTAATTGGATTACCAGAGTATCTATTTGACTTGGCTAGTAGACCAAGATCAGTATATCCAAAATATTTACAAATAGTTATTGTATTTATTATTCCTGTAGTATCTGCTACAAACACCCCTGTTAATTTTTTGAGGGGAAATGTTGATATAACAGCTTTAATTTCATTGTTAATTTTCACATTTATTATGTTTTGGATTGTAAGAATACAATGGATCAAAGGCATTAAAAGATATGCATCAACTAGTTAA
- a CDS encoding ABC transporter ATP-binding protein yields the protein MILSVNDIHKSYGKEQVLKGISFAIETPQILALVGPNGSGKSTLLNIITNLLTADRGEVSILGKSNKNPNIFKKISFMQDNTVLYDYLTGYDHLQFIGDVQGLSKQQLLNTAERIGISGYLNKKVKNYSLGMKQHLLLAMAVVNEPKLLILDEPLNGLDPTSAIHVRELLLELFEQGTTILLSSHNLAEIDRVTSKILFLKSGLLIQEDMSAYEQIRYAFVVEDVEKAENALMAAAIAVETVGDNLQIYSDRASLASVLTVFEQQEIVVLDMEKKVLGSEDRYRTIFGEKSGSR from the coding sequence ATGATTCTATCCGTCAATGACATACATAAATCGTACGGTAAAGAACAAGTACTAAAAGGGATTTCCTTTGCGATTGAGACGCCGCAAATACTCGCATTGGTGGGTCCGAATGGTTCTGGTAAGTCTACTTTGCTCAATATCATTACGAATCTATTGACTGCTGATCGCGGTGAGGTTTCGATTTTGGGTAAGAGTAATAAGAATCCTAATATTTTTAAAAAGATCTCGTTTATGCAGGATAACACGGTGCTGTACGATTATTTAACGGGCTATGATCACCTGCAATTTATTGGGGATGTGCAGGGGCTGTCGAAGCAACAGCTGTTGAATACGGCGGAGCGCATTGGTATTAGTGGTTATTTGAATAAAAAAGTGAAGAACTATTCGTTGGGAATGAAGCAGCATTTATTATTGGCGATGGCCGTGGTCAACGAGCCGAAATTATTAATATTGGATGAACCACTCAACGGATTGGATCCGACGAGTGCGATTCACGTGCGGGAATTGCTGTTGGAGCTATTTGAACAAGGGACAACGATTTTGTTATCCTCTCATAACTTAGCGGAGATTGACCGTGTGACGTCGAAAATTTTATTTCTTAAGAGTGGATTATTAATACAAGAGGATATGTCTGCGTATGAACAAATTCGTTATGCGTTTGTCGTGGAGGATGTGGAGAAAGCGGAAAATGCTTTAATGGCGGCTGCTATTGCTGTAGAAACTGTGGGGGACAACTTGCAGATTTACAGTGATAGGGCTTCTTTGGCGTCTGTTTTGACTGTTTTTGAGCAGCAGGAAATTGTGGTGCTCGATATGGAGAAAAAGGTATTGGGCTCTGAGGATCGGTATCGTACGATTTTCGGTGAAAAGAGTGGCAGCCGATGA
- a CDS encoding topology modulation protein has protein sequence MNRIMVIGVSAGAGKSTFARRLGELTGIEVTHLDRLFWKPNWVEAPSEEFSVAQQQVVQQERWIMEGNYTGTVHIREPHADTVIYLELPLRVCLYRVLKRRVQYHGKTRQDIADGCKEKIDKAFLKFIVTTYGARKKAMMERMRRYAEEGKTVHYLKTQGEIQGFLDTYI, from the coding sequence ATGAATAGAATCATGGTCATTGGCGTATCTGCTGGTGCTGGGAAATCGACGTTTGCGCGCCGATTAGGTGAATTGACGGGTATTGAAGTGACGCATTTGGATCGGTTGTTTTGGAAGCCGAATTGGGTAGAGGCCCCGTCTGAAGAGTTTTCAGTAGCACAGCAACAGGTTGTTCAACAGGAACGCTGGATTATGGAAGGGAATTATACGGGGACAGTCCATATCCGCGAGCCGCACGCAGACACCGTTATTTACCTAGAACTTCCATTGAGGGTTTGCTTGTACCGGGTGTTAAAACGGAGAGTGCAATATCATGGGAAAACGCGGCAGGATATTGCTGATGGCTGCAAGGAAAAGATAGACAAGGCGTTTCTAAAATTCATCGTCACGACATATGGCGCGCGTAAAAAGGCCATGATGGAGCGAATGCGACGTTATGCGGAAGAAGGAAAGACTGTGCATTATTTGAAAACGCAAGGTGAGATTCAAGGTTTTTTGGATACATATATATAA
- a CDS encoding MarR family winged helix-turn-helix transcriptional regulator: MQTNSRTINDYWTDIYYHLHYPHTEKITHQVIRILQHVQKQDNVGINEIASYLDISQNTASDHIKRIIKKGLLLKRRDPADERKVILCLTTEGRDVVYRNTSLNEEMLDTIFLNLSEEEKKTLLKSFKLLSECAKQCI, from the coding sequence ATGCAAACTAACTCAAGAACCATAAATGACTATTGGACAGATATTTACTATCATCTTCATTATCCTCACACTGAAAAAATTACACACCAAGTGATTCGTATTCTTCAACACGTTCAAAAGCAAGATAACGTCGGAATTAATGAGATTGCTAGCTATTTGGACATATCACAAAACACAGCATCTGATCATATAAAACGAATCATTAAAAAAGGGTTGCTGCTTAAAAGAAGAGATCCTGCGGACGAAAGGAAAGTCATCCTTTGCCTAACAACTGAAGGTAGAGATGTTGTCTATAGAAATACAAGCCTTAATGAAGAAATGTTAGATACTATTTTTCTAAATCTAAGCGAAGAAGAAAAGAAAACCCTATTAAAATCATTCAAGCTATTAAGTGAGTGTGCGAAGCAATGTATCTAA
- a CDS encoding GNAT family N-acetyltransferase, translated as MKLTTIKMDEGFASQILNWRYDPPYDFYNNEHDAEAIKELLEDNYSVVVNDNDELIGFYCAGSSAQVPAGAKVGAYTEDIIDVGLGITPILTGKGNGFTFFSFVLESLYKTYGNVPVRLTVAKFNQRAIHLYEKFGFVKEMEFTTGSAEFQTMRKV; from the coding sequence ATGAAATTAACGACAATAAAAATGGATGAAGGATTTGCATCACAAATTCTAAACTGGCGATATGATCCGCCTTATGATTTCTATAATAATGAGCATGATGCTGAGGCAATCAAGGAATTGTTGGAGGATAACTATTCTGTCGTTGTGAATGACAACGATGAATTGATTGGTTTTTATTGTGCAGGTTCTTCTGCTCAAGTGCCAGCAGGTGCAAAGGTGGGCGCCTATACGGAAGATATCATAGACGTCGGGTTAGGTATTACTCCTATATTAACAGGTAAGGGCAATGGTTTTACTTTCTTTTCATTTGTATTGGAGTCGCTTTATAAAACTTACGGCAATGTACCAGTTCGTCTTACCGTCGCGAAGTTTAATCAAAGAGCCATTCATCTATATGAGAAGTTTGGATTTGTGAAGGAAATGGAGTTTACGACGGGTTCAGCTGAGTTTCAGACGATGAGGAAGGTGTAA
- a CDS encoding winged helix-turn-helix transcriptional regulator: MNEFELCPRFEKAVSILSQRWTTLILYQLMTGPQRFCTMTDKLGVSGKTLTERLKDLEQQGFVIRTVYPETPVRIEYSITEKGMSLTPIMKEIESWSKTWIEQEAIVKD; this comes from the coding sequence ATGAATGAATTTGAACTATGTCCACGCTTTGAAAAAGCCGTCTCTATCCTAAGCCAACGTTGGACCACCCTTATTTTGTATCAATTAATGACAGGACCACAGCGTTTTTGTACAATGACTGACAAACTTGGTGTCAGCGGCAAAACATTAACAGAGCGATTGAAGGACCTCGAACAGCAGGGCTTTGTCATCCGTACTGTGTACCCAGAGACACCCGTACGAATTGAATACTCCATAACTGAAAAAGGCATGTCACTTACACCGATTATGAAGGAAATTGAAAGCTGGTCAAAAACGTGGATTGAGCAAGAAGCCATTGTAAAAGACTAA